From the Phyllopteryx taeniolatus isolate TA_2022b chromosome 16, UOR_Ptae_1.2, whole genome shotgun sequence genome, one window contains:
- the cldni gene encoding claudin i yields the protein MGSVGVQMVCVALGVLGLIGAIVCCAVPRWKVSSFTGSNIVTAQSHQEGLWKSCAVQSTGQQQCKNYDSLLVLASDLQAARAMTIISCMLAALSLLILFCGADFTTCVENEEAKPKISLVAGVGLLLAGLILIIPVSWSAHTVVRDFNNPLVLASQKRELGACIFVGWGAGVLLLLGGGLLCCFSRPKSGGSGGTAKYYSNSASAPSKNYV from the exons ATGGGATCAGTGGGCGTTCAGATGGTGTGTGTGGCCCTGGGGGTCCTGGGCCTGATCGGGGCCATTGTGTGCTGCGCAGTCCCCCGCTGGAAGGTTTCCTCCTTCACGGGCTCCAACATCGTCACAGCCCAG AGCCACCAGGAGGGCCTGTGGAAGTCGTGCGCCGTGCAGAGTACGGGCCAGCAGCAGTGCAAGAACTACGACTCTCTGCTGGTCCTGGCCTCGGACCTCCAGGCGGCCCGCGCCATGACCATCATCAGCTGCATGCTGGCCGCCCTCAGCCTCCTGATCCTGTTTTGCGGGGCTGATTTCACCACTTGCGTTGAGAACGAGGAGGCCAAGCCTAAGATCAGCCTGGTGGCCGGGGTGGGGTTACTCCTGGCCGGCCTGATTCTAATCATACCTGTCAGCTGGTCGGCCCACACGGTGGTCCGGGACTTCAACAACCCCCTGGTGCTCGCCTCGCAGAAGCGCGAGTTGGGAGCGTGCATCTTCGTAGGCTGGGGGGCCGGGGTTCTGCTTCTCCTGGGCGGGGGGCTCCTGTGCTGCTTCAGTAGGCCCAAGTCGGGGGGGTCTGGGGGGACGGCCAAGTACTACAGTAACAGCGCGTCTGCACCCAGCAAGAACTACGTGTGA
- the ppp1caa gene encoding protein phosphatase 1, catalytic subunit, alpha isozyme a has translation MAEPDKLNIDSIIQRLLEVKGSRPGKNVQLTESEIRGLCLKSREIFLSQPILLELEAPLKICGDVHGQYYDLLRLFEYGGFPPESNYLFLGDYVDRGKQSLETICLLLVYKIKYPENFFLLRGNHECASINRIYGFYDECKRRYNIKLWKTFTDCFNCLPVAAIVDEKIFCCHGGLSPDLQSMEQIRRVMRPTDVPDQGLLCDLLWADPDKDVLGWGENDRGVSFTFGADVVAKFLHKHDMDLICRAHQVVEDGYEFFAKRQLVTLFSAPNYCGEFDNAGAMMSVDETLMCSFQILKPADKKLYPYGGGAGMGSGRPVTPPRNSAKATKAKK, from the exons ATGGCGGAGCCAGACAAATTAAACATCGACTCGATCATTCAGCGTCTTTTGGAAG TCAAGGGCTCCCGGCCCGGTAAGAACGTGCAGCTGACCGAGAGCGAGATCCGCGGCCTGTGCCTGAAATCTCGTGAGATCTTCCTGAGCCAGCCCATCCTTCTCGAGCTGGAGGCCCCCCTCAAAATCTGTG GCGATGTCCACGGCCAGTACTATGACCTCCTGCGGCTGTTTGAGTACGGCGGCTTCCCCCCGGAGAGCAACTACCTGTTCCTGGGTGACTACGTGGACCGAGGCAAGCAGTCCCTGGAGACCATCTGTCTGCTGCTGGTCTACAAGATCAAGTACCCGGAAAACTTCTTCCTGCTGCGCGGCAACCACGAGTGCGCCTCTATCAACCGAATCTACGGCTTCTACGATGAAT GCAAGCGAAGGTATAACATCAAACTGTGGAAGACCTTCACAGACTGCTTCAACTGTTTACCAGTAGCTGCTATTGTAGACGAGAAGATCTTCTGCTGTCACGGAG GCCTCTCACCCGACCTCCAGTCCATGGAGCAGATCCGCCGAGTCATGCGGCCAACGGACGTGCCCGACCAGGGTCTGCTGTGCGACCTACTGTGGGCCGACCCCGACAAGGACGTGCTGGGCTGGGGCGAGAATGACCGCGGCGTCTCCTTCACGTTCGGCGCCGACGTGGTGGCCAAGTTTCTACACAAGCACGACATGGACCTCATATGCAGGGCGCATCAG GTGGTAGAAGACGGTTACGAATTCTTTGCCAAGAGGCAGCTGGTCACTCTCTTCTCCGCCCCAAACTACTGTGGAGAGTTTGACAATGCCGGCGCCATGATGAGCGTAGACGAGACGCTGATGTGCTCCTTCCAG aTCCTGAAGCCGGCAGATAAGAAGTTGTATCCTTACGGTGGGGGTGCTGGGATGGGATCAGGAAGGCCCGTCACCCCACCACGAAATTCCGCCAAGGCCACTAAGGCTAAAAAATAA